One Kryptolebias marmoratus isolate JLee-2015 linkage group LG21, ASM164957v2, whole genome shotgun sequence DNA segment encodes these proteins:
- the agtr1b gene encoding type-1A angiotensin II receptor has product MLNRTDGVAEGINLSCGMSGSHKFIFTLVPIVYSCNFVIGIIGNSMVVAVIYSYMKLKTVANIFVLNLAVSDLTFLITLPMWAMVTATEYHWPFGVFLCKTSAGMVMFNLYTSIFFLTALSIDRYLAIVHPVQSRRFRTVLYARITCVLIWVFSLLLSVPIVLTRDIHHIENSKKTVCGILHPSKENEEKLKKLLLAISLMKSLLGFLVPFIIIITCYCLIGRALLQAKHIQKTTRSRDDEVLRMLAAAVLAFFLCWVPHQVFHFMQLFTQLMPGKHCAILEIIDTAMPFTICIAYFNSCVNPIVYSFVGHNYRKNLIRLLRCSSVRGTKAHPSISSKMSALSFRASEALSLTVKSNASCDVK; this is encoded by the coding sequence ATGCTGAACCGAACTGATGGAGTGGCAGAAGGGATAAACCTGTCGTGTGGCATGTCTGGAAGCCACAAATTCATCTTCACCCTGGTGCCCATCGTGTACAGCTGCAACTTTGTCATCGGCATCATCGGAAACAGCATGGTGGTGGCTGTCATCTACAGCTACATGAAGCTCAAAACAGTGGCCAACATTTTTGTTCTTAATCTTGCCGTGTCTGACCTCACATTCCTCATCACTCTTCCGATGTGGGCGATGGTCACTGCCACGGAGTATCACTGGCCCTTTGGGGTGTTCCTGTGTAAGACCAGTGCAGGAATGGTCATGTTCAACCTTTATAccagcatttttttcctcaccgCTCTCAGCATTGACCGATACCTGGCCATTGTGCACCCGGTGCAATCACGGCGCTTCCGCACTGTGTTGTACGCACGCATCACTTGTGTCCTTATCtgggttttttctttattgctcAGTGTTCCCATAGTCCTGACCAGGGACATCCACCACATCGAAAACTCTAAGAAGACCGTGTGTGGGATACTGCACCCGTCGAAGGAAAACGAagagaagttaaaaaaactCCTTCTGGCTATCAGCCTCATGAAAAGCTTGCTGGGCTTCCTGGTGccattcatcatcatcatcacctgtTATTGCCTCATTGGACGGGCACTTTTGCAGGCAAAACACATTCAGAAGACGACCCGTTCCAGGGATGACGAGGTGCTGCGCATGCTCGCAGCAGCGGTCCTAGCCTTCTTCTTGTGCTGGGTGCCCCACCAGGTGTTCCACTTCATGCAGCTGTTCACTCAGCTCATGCCAGGGAAGCACTGCGCCATCCTAGAAATCATTGACACCGCCATGCCCTTCACCATTTGCATCGCCTACTTTAACAGCTGCGTCAACCCAATCGTGTACAGCTTTGTGGGGCACAACTATCGCAAAAACTTGATACGTCTTTTGCGCTGCTCCTCTGTTAGAGGCACGAAGGCTCACCCGAGCATCAGCTCCAAGATGAGTGCCCTCTCTTTTCGTGCCTCTGAAGCACTGAGCCTTACAGTCAAAAGTAATGCTTCCTGTGATGTTAAGTGA